In a single window of the Cydia strobilella chromosome 13, ilCydStro3.1, whole genome shotgun sequence genome:
- the LOC134746566 gene encoding peptidyl-prolyl cis-trans isomerase-like 4: MSVVIETTLGDITVDLFLEQRPITCLNFLKLCKMKYYNFNLFHSIRSGFIAQTGDPSGEGSGGKSIWGLLNGPEKRFFSGEKMPKIRHTDAGLLSMVCTGEMMVGSQFFFTLGPDLDSLDGVHCVIGEVTEGHEILRKLNDVICDETHRPYQDVRITHTVVLEDPFSDPPGLRAPSRSPSPSAERLKGGRIAPDEELDEAQGKTAAEIQEMIEEKEAKARATILEIVGDLPDADIAPPENVLFVCKLNPVTTDEDLEIIFSRFGKIVSCEVIRDKKTGDSLQYAFIEFDDKKSCEDAYFKMDNVLIDDRRIHVDFSQSVSKMRWLGKGRGVQHFNDDGEKVPESKQDRSRRSRSREYNQRRQYGREKHTDNKRNEDRTDTNVTNRRSYIERSRSRSKNQYRSKSRNYRELGEKQSSRKSDEYTKREKRRERSSSKSKTSNNKTEKSNGKKDRSRHRYEDNHRSKYDDQTGDRNQDKSHHRRDQSENRKDNKSRQYEETRKDDRENKRDDVRKSRNEDQQRSRDVSKNDSNEKDPSRNYQSSSKKYDDKLDSQTHKQRSRREERSDESRIRDEEKKSRQIEQQSESDNEIPEKEHKSNSYKDKQNTRSEDNRHENKHKNRNEKEKNRDENTSRIDLQDNVKERYENNESKSLNKKISSRHTENEVNRYKERYEKHNKIRKEKVNEDGLVHNKNRQHNETAKDAKSKKKHEKHTSRARGEDHKSSDRLEKKERDREDKDRYSNQIKKKKPAETESREIEKSTLKYAEDDPQKNEKVKKKKGEIKTKDVKKKVSDKKKSSNKKDIRKKKRKPSTSSDSESDSSDSSSSSSSSSSSDSDHRKKKRKRKYSSSSSSDSSTSSSSSSSDSSTSSSDSDAKKKKNKKKRTMTKSKRK; the protein is encoded by the coding sequence atgtcTGTTGTGATAGAGACTACGCTCGGAGATATTACAGTGGACCTTTTCTTAGAACAACGCCCTATAACATGTCTGAATTTCTTAAAACTCTGCAAGATGAAATACTACAATTTCAACTTGTTTCACTCGATTCGAAGCGGTTTTATCGCTCAAACTGGGGATCCGAGTGGTGAAGGATCCGGTGGAAAGTCAATATGGGGACTTTTGAACGGTCCAGAGAAACGATTCTTTTCGGGAGAGAAAATGCCGAAAATACGTCACACTGATGCTGGACTACTTTCTATGGTTTGTACCGGGGAAATGATGGTCGGCTCACAGTTCTTCTTTACGCTTGGGCCGGACCTGGACTCACTCGACGGCGTCCATTGTGTCATAGGCGAGGTTACGGAAGGCCATGAAATTCTACGGAAACTGAACGACGTTATTTGCGACGAGACCCATCGTCCCTACCAGGATGTACGAATTACGCACACTGTTGTTCTCGAGGACCCCTTTAGTGACCCTCCGGGGTTGCGAGCACCTTCAAGGTCTCCTTCTCCTAGTGCTGAAAGATTGAAAGGTGGTCGTATTGCTCCGGATGAAGAACTAGATGAAGCTCAAGGGAAAACAGCTGCTGAAATACAGGAAATGATTGAAGAAAAGGAAGCCAAAGCCAGGGCTACCATCCTTGAAATAGTAGGTGATTTACCTGATGCTGATATAGCTCCGCCTGAAAATGTTTTGTTTGTATGCAAATTAAATCCTGTCACAACTGACGAAGACTTAGAAATTATATTCAGCCGCTTCGGTAAAATTGTTAGCTGTGAAGTCATAAGAGACAAAAAGACTGGTGACTCTTTACAATATGCGTTTATTGAATTTGATGATAAGAAATCATGTGAAGATGCATATTTTAAAATGGACAATGTATTGATTGATGATAGGCGCATCCATGTTGATTTTTCTCAGTCTGTATCCAAAATGAGATGGCTTGGGAAAGGTAGAGGAGTACAACATTTTAATGATGATGGTGAAAAAGTTCCAGAAAGTAAACAAGATAGGTCCAGGCGATCTAGGAGTAGAGAATATAATCAAAGAAGGCAATATGGCAGAGaaaaacacacagacaataaaaGAAATGAAGATAGGACTGatacaaatgtcacaaatagaAGAAGTTATATAGAAAGAAGTAGAAGTAGGTCTAAGAATCAATACCGATCTAAATCTCGGAATTATCGTGAACTTGGAGAAAAACAATCCTCACGAAAATCTGATGAATatacaaaaagagaaaaaagaAGAGAAAGAAGTTCTTCAAAATCAAAGACATCaaataataaaactgaaaaatctAACGGCAAAAAAGACAGATCAAGACACAGATATGAAGACAACCATAGAAGTAAATATGATGATCAAACTGGAGACAGGAACCAAGACAAGTCCCATCATAGGAGAGACCAGTCTGAGAACAGGAAAGATAATAAATCCAGGCAATATGAGGAGACTAGAAAAGATGATAGAGAAAATAAGAGAGATGATgtaagaaaatcaagaaatgaAGATCAGCAAAGAAGTAGAGATGTATCTAAGAATGATTCAAACGAAAAAGACCCTAGCAGAAACTATCAGTCTTCTAGTAAAAAATATGATGATAAACTTGATAGTCAAACACACAAACAAAGAAGTAGGAGAGAAGAGAGAAGTGATGAATCAAGAATTAGAGATGAAGAGAAAAAATCAAGGCAAATTGAACAGCAATCTGAATCTGACAATGAAATTCCAGAAAAAGAACACAAATCAAATTCTTATAAAGACAAACAAAACACTAGAAGTGAAGATAATAGACAtgaaaacaaacacaaaaatagaaatgaaaaagaaaaaaatagggATGAAAATACATCAAGAATTGATCTACAAGACAATGTAAAAGAGAGATATGAAAATAATGAAAGTAAAAGTCTCAATAAAAAGATTAGTAGCAGACACACAGAGAATGAAGTAAATAGATATAAAGAAAGATATGAAAAGCATAACAAAATTAGAAAGGAAAAGGTCAATGAAGATGGtcttgtacataataaaaataggcAGCATAATGAAACTGCTAAAGATGCTAAAAGTAAGAAGAAACATGAAAAACATACCAGTAGAGCTAGAGGAGAAGACCATAAATCAAGTGACAGACTAGAAAAGAAGGAGAGAGATAGAGAGGATAAGGACAGATATAGTAAccaaataaaaaagaagaaaccTGCTGAAACAGAATCACGGGAAATTGAAAAGTCTACTCTTAAGTATGCAGAAGATGATCCCCAAAAGAATGAAAAAGTTAAGAAAAAGAAGggagaaattaaaacaaaagatgTGAAAAAGAAAGTTAGCGATAAAAAGAAGTCTTCCAATAAGAAAGACATTAGAAAGAAAAAGCGCAAACCATCTACTTCTTCAGATTCTGAAAGTGACTCGTCAGATTCAAGTTCTTCAAGTTCCAGTTCATCCAGCAGTGACTCAGACCATAGGAAGAAAAAAAGGAAGAGGAAGTATTCTTCCTCCAGCAGCAGTGACTCTAGTACTTCTAGTAGTTCATCATCTAGCGATTCGTCAACTTCCAGCTCTGATAGTGAcgcaaagaaaaagaaaaataagaagAAACGGACTATGACCAAGTCTAAAAGGAAATGA